One window of Desulfovibrio sp. genomic DNA carries:
- a CDS encoding polysaccharide deacetylase family protein, translated as MRFVFKQLWLAAFCLAVGFVAAPAQARVVDGYVIMDQPMRENLCALTFDDGPSVNTPHLLDMLEEYGIPATFFLLGNQAERHPDIVRRIIAEGHEVGNHSYSHPNLRVVSPARKEEELRRTDTILRNLGASPVFMRPPYGSYDAATEKVAEGLGLSLMLWSMDSRDWQRLPDNYATLRNNRGTVYAPGTLRGIFLFHDSHKRTVDDLPRIVRDLRAGGCQRFVTVSDYLAGLMDPEPGLLMTRIKRGTPGVDEPSMVARHKVESVHQAEELPPHSYPAGSSDIPMARSSTPWQIGESQTPAGMTGQATLPGASDQPVRDEAQTMNNGAAQSREGSALGAPKAPAS; from the coding sequence ATGAGATTTGTTTTCAAGCAGTTATGGCTTGCGGCTTTCTGCCTTGCGGTTGGCTTTGTTGCTGCGCCTGCACAGGCACGCGTGGTGGACGGCTACGTCATCATGGATCAACCCATGCGCGAAAACCTGTGCGCCCTCACATTTGATGACGGCCCGTCGGTTAACACGCCGCACCTGCTGGATATGCTGGAAGAATACGGCATACCTGCAACGTTCTTTCTGCTGGGCAACCAGGCAGAACGCCATCCCGACATCGTCAGGCGCATCATTGCCGAGGGGCACGAGGTGGGCAACCATTCCTACTCGCACCCCAACCTGCGCGTTGTGAGCCCTGCCCGCAAGGAAGAAGAACTGCGCCGCACAGATACCATACTGCGCAACCTCGGGGCTTCGCCCGTGTTCATGCGCCCGCCTTACGGTTCGTATGACGCCGCCACTGAGAAGGTGGCCGAAGGGCTTGGCCTCTCTCTTATGCTCTGGTCCATGGACAGCCGCGACTGGCAGCGCCTGCCCGACAACTACGCCACACTACGCAACAACCGGGGCACGGTTTACGCTCCGGGAACCCTGCGCGGCATATTTCTGTTCCATGATTCACACAAGCGCACGGTGGATGATCTGCCGCGCATTGTCCGCGACCTGCGGGCTGGCGGCTGCCAGCGTTTTGTGACGGTGAGCGACTATCTTGCCGGGCTTATGGATCCCGAACCTGGCCTGCTCATGACCCGCATAAAGCGTGGCACCCCCGGTGTGGATGAGCCCTCCATGGTTGCCCGCCACAAGGTTGAGAGCGTGCATCAGGCAGAAGAACTGCCCCCGCACAGCTACCCCGCCGGTTCAAGCGACATTCCCATGGCCCGCAGCAGCACGCCCTGGCAGATTGGCGAAAGCCAGACCCCGGCGGGCATGACCGGTCAGGCCACCCTGCCTGGCGCGTCTGATCAGCCGGTCAGGGATGAGGCGCAGACCATGAACAATGGCGCCGCCCAGTCGCGCGAGGGGTCTGCTCTTGGCGCGCCCAAGGCTCCGGCATCGTAG
- a CDS encoding adenylyl-sulfate kinase: MTPIIWLLGLSGSGKTTLGSLLRLYLDGQGIDAEFIDADSFCRSKGLSAGTPQQRMRNTDALRDHAMNLQASGKLCVVAAATPYEGMRQANRALLPNYHEVWVRCSLQTLVERDTKGLYARAERGDLHALDSVFDAFDEPRCPHAIIETDVYSLVECYEQLRDLTLDALVPENDWHDEQRRMLPQVSFANAAIAL; the protein is encoded by the coding sequence ATGACACCGATCATCTGGTTGCTGGGACTTTCCGGCAGTGGAAAAACCACCCTGGGCTCACTATTGCGCCTGTACCTCGACGGGCAGGGCATTGATGCCGAATTCATCGATGCCGACAGCTTTTGCCGCAGCAAGGGCCTGAGCGCGGGAACTCCCCAGCAGCGTATGCGCAATACAGATGCGCTGCGCGACCATGCCATGAATCTGCAGGCCAGCGGCAAGCTGTGTGTGGTGGCCGCAGCCACGCCTTATGAAGGCATGCGACAGGCCAACCGGGCTCTGTTGCCCAATTACCACGAGGTGTGGGTGCGCTGCTCGCTGCAAACCCTGGTGGAACGCGACACCAAGGGGCTGTATGCCAGGGCCGAACGCGGTGACCTGCACGCACTTGATTCAGTTTTTGACGCCTTTGACGAACCCCGTTGCCCGCACGCCATCATCGAAACTGACGTGTACTCGCTGGTGGAATGCTACGAGCAGCTGCGTGACCTGACGCTCGACGCTCTTGTGCCCGAAAACGACTGGCACGATGAGCAACGCCGCATGCTGCCGCAGGTTTCGTTTGCAAATGCCGCCATAGCCCTTTAA
- a CDS encoding HlyD family efflux transporter periplasmic adaptor subunit, which translates to MLCIMLCVFGASLLAVGQEQEGPQAPVAEVLASAKGRVDVEGGVIKLAARRDGVITAVLAEEGESVLAGSVLACLDDSLARNRLNLAERELKHAELQVGRNEILLRAAQRELERLRPMVRTKAVAMREFDQAGDALVVAEVDLRSSIAAVDVARARVVVAQNEVNEYRIVAPLDGRIVQRQARPGNGVSTLNVTPLFSFVPNSPLIVRAELDEQYLSQVWAGQRVVIVPESDQLRTMTGTVLRIGRVVGQRLPPEDPAEKQDTRVVEVVMTLEKGSLLIGQRVVARFLADGKSSHKD; encoded by the coding sequence ATGCTCTGTATCATGCTGTGTGTTTTTGGGGCATCCTTGTTGGCTGTCGGGCAGGAGCAGGAAGGGCCGCAGGCTCCTGTCGCGGAAGTGCTGGCCAGCGCCAAGGGCCGTGTTGATGTGGAGGGGGGAGTAATCAAGCTTGCCGCTCGCAGGGACGGCGTAATTACCGCTGTACTGGCAGAAGAAGGAGAAAGCGTGCTAGCGGGCAGTGTGCTGGCCTGTCTGGATGACAGCCTTGCGCGCAACAGGCTGAATCTGGCAGAGCGGGAGCTGAAACATGCCGAGCTTCAGGTTGGGCGTAACGAAATTTTATTGCGGGCAGCGCAGAGGGAGCTGGAGCGGTTACGGCCCATGGTCAGGACCAAGGCTGTGGCCATGCGCGAGTTTGACCAGGCGGGGGATGCCCTTGTGGTGGCCGAAGTTGATCTGCGCAGCAGTATTGCCGCAGTGGATGTGGCCCGTGCCCGCGTGGTGGTCGCACAGAATGAGGTAAATGAATACCGGATTGTAGCGCCGCTTGATGGCCGTATTGTTCAGCGCCAGGCGCGTCCGGGTAACGGCGTGAGCACACTGAATGTGACGCCCCTGTTCAGCTTTGTGCCCAACAGCCCGTTGATTGTCCGCGCGGAACTGGACGAACAGTATCTGTCACAGGTCTGGGCAGGGCAGCGCGTGGTTATTGTGCCCGAGAGCGACCAGCTTCGCACCATGACCGGCACTGTGCTGCGCATAGGCCGGGTGGTGGGGCAGCGCCTGCCACCGGAAGATCCGGCTGAAAAGCAGGACACAAGAGTTGTCGAGGTGGTTATGACTCTTGAGAAGGGCAGCCTGCTGATAGGGCAAAGGGTGGTTGCACGTTTTCTTGCAGACGGCAAAAGCAGCCATAAAGACTGA
- the nspC gene encoding carboxynorspermidine decarboxylase: MHCQNLLFDPARIPSPCFVLDEAQLQANAAILNTVQERTGAKILLALKGYAAWATFPLLSRSKGHGPLWGACASSVDEARLAREDFGGEVHAFAAAWNRREMAELLTLVDHIVFNSVAQWREFGPAVAMQNKSRCPDRQIECGLRINPEHSEGAAAIYNPCAPGSRLGIRPRHFDPSALEGISGLHFHTLCEQGADALERTLTAVERHFGQWLPQCRWINFGGGHHITKPGYDIDLLCHCLTTWRDRYNAQIYLEPGEAVALDAGWLVATVLDVVQADIPVAILDIGVPCHMPDVIEMPYRPRVRYESDGVAELAGEAAERPWTCRLAGKSCLAGDVAGEYSFNAPLVPGQRLVFEDMAIYSMVKTTTFNGLRLPSIGICEGDAAGEPRFRMLREFGYQDFRTRLS; encoded by the coding sequence ATGCACTGCCAGAACCTTCTGTTCGATCCGGCCCGCATTCCCTCGCCCTGCTTTGTGCTGGATGAAGCCCAGCTTCAGGCCAATGCCGCCATTCTGAACACGGTTCAGGAGCGCACAGGGGCCAAAATTCTGCTGGCGCTCAAGGGCTATGCCGCATGGGCCACGTTTCCCCTGCTTTCGCGCAGCAAGGGGCATGGCCCCCTGTGGGGCGCGTGCGCAAGCTCTGTGGATGAAGCCCGCCTTGCGCGTGAAGATTTTGGCGGCGAGGTGCACGCCTTTGCCGCAGCCTGGAACCGGCGCGAAATGGCAGAACTGCTCACCCTTGTCGACCACATCGTGTTCAATTCCGTTGCCCAGTGGCGCGAGTTTGGTCCGGCGGTGGCCATGCAGAACAAGAGCCGCTGCCCCGACCGCCAGATAGAGTGCGGCCTGCGCATCAACCCCGAGCATTCCGAGGGGGCCGCGGCCATCTACAATCCCTGCGCGCCCGGCTCGCGCCTTGGCATTCGGCCCAGACATTTTGATCCATCCGCGCTGGAGGGCATTTCGGGGCTGCATTTCCACACCCTCTGCGAGCAGGGGGCCGATGCGCTTGAGCGCACCCTGACCGCCGTTGAGCGCCATTTTGGGCAATGGCTGCCCCAGTGTCGCTGGATCAACTTTGGCGGCGGGCACCACATTACAAAACCCGGCTATGACATTGATCTGCTCTGCCACTGTCTGACCACCTGGCGCGACCGCTACAACGCGCAGATTTATCTTGAGCCAGGCGAAGCCGTGGCCCTCGACGCGGGCTGGCTTGTGGCCACCGTGCTTGATGTGGTGCAGGCAGACATCCCTGTGGCCATTCTGGACATTGGCGTGCCCTGCCACATGCCCGATGTGATCGAAATGCCCTACCGCCCGCGCGTGCGCTATGAATCGGACGGCGTAGCAGAACTGGCGGGCGAAGCGGCCGAAAGGCCCTGGACCTGCCGCCTGGCGGGCAAATCGTGCCTGGCTGGTGATGTGGCTGGCGAATATTCGTTCAACGCCCCATTGGTGCCGGGGCAAAGGCTGGTGTTTGAAGACATGGCCATTTACAGCATGGTCAAAACCACCACCTTCAATGGTCTGCGGTTGCCCTCCATCGGCATCTGCGAGGGCGACGCAGCTGGCGAGCCGCGCTTCAGGATGCTGCGCGAATTCGGCTACCAGGATTTCAGGACGCGGCTTTCATAA
- a CDS encoding DMT family transporter, with protein MSPSILLAILFAAFLHALWNIIVKSGENKLFETGLNAFGACLGALCLLPFLPPLSQAAWPYLAMSCLCHLGYYICISAAYERVDMSFAYTVMRGCAPLLTSLALLAFGVNMSVGAWCGVLTLCAGILCLGTDNMRRGYGWSEVFISLRTSCIIMGYTLADGLGARESGNAATYTTWIFLINALPVHIYILWRHGLSYVGYARKRLAVGTLGGLASMGSYGIALWAMTLAPIAVVAALRETSVIFGMLLAMWLLGERFTPLRGVSVLLVVGGAALLKLG; from the coding sequence ATGTCACCGTCCATACTTCTTGCCATACTGTTTGCCGCCTTTCTTCACGCGCTGTGGAACATCATTGTCAAAAGCGGAGAAAACAAGCTTTTTGAAACGGGCCTGAACGCTTTTGGCGCCTGCTTGGGCGCGCTGTGCCTGCTGCCTTTTTTACCTCCGCTATCACAGGCAGCCTGGCCCTATCTTGCCATGTCGTGCCTGTGCCACCTCGGCTATTACATCTGCATTTCAGCGGCCTATGAACGCGTGGACATGTCCTTTGCCTATACGGTCATGCGGGGTTGCGCGCCCCTGCTTACGTCGCTGGCGCTGCTTGCCTTTGGCGTGAACATGTCTGTGGGGGCATGGTGCGGCGTACTGACGCTCTGTGCCGGCATTCTTTGCCTCGGCACGGACAACATGCGCCGTGGCTATGGCTGGAGCGAAGTTTTCATATCTCTGCGCACTTCGTGCATCATTATGGGCTATACCCTCGCCGATGGTCTGGGTGCACGAGAAAGCGGCAATGCTGCTACTTATACCACCTGGATTTTTCTGATCAACGCGCTGCCGGTGCACATTTACATTTTGTGGCGTCACGGTCTGAGCTATGTGGGCTATGCCCGCAAAAGGCTAGCGGTGGGCACGCTTGGCGGGCTTGCCAGCATGGGCTCGTACGGCATCGCCCTGTGGGCCATGACACTCGCTCCCATTGCCGTGGTGGCGGCATTGCGCGAAACCTCGGTGATTTTTGGCATGCTGCTGGCCATGTGGCTGCTGGGCGAGCGCTTTACTCCCTTGCGCGGCGTTTCTGTTCTGCTTGTTGTGGGCGGGGCCGCCCTGCTCAAACTGGGCTGA
- a CDS encoding ABC transporter ATP-binding protein — translation MSRIPTLQATDISKAFVTGSISQQVIKQCSLNVYPGELTLLVGPSGSGKSTMLSMLSGLLHPDAGVVMALGTNLWSLSEKDLDMFRLEHCGFIFQGFNLFGPLSALDNVILPLQYMGITGDEARHRAQQALEEVGLGGRSHLRPLELSGGEKQRVAIARALVKRPQMIFADEPTSALDKTNSETVITLLQGIAGQHNATVLGVTHDPRLLSHADRVIHLEDGILMQDTRNSQELSAECK, via the coding sequence ATGTCCAGAATTCCCACGTTGCAGGCCACAGACATATCAAAGGCTTTTGTCACCGGCAGCATTTCGCAGCAGGTAATCAAACAGTGCTCGCTCAACGTCTATCCCGGAGAGCTCACCCTGCTCGTGGGGCCCTCCGGATCAGGAAAGAGCACCATGCTTTCCATGCTGTCTGGTCTGCTGCATCCGGATGCCGGAGTGGTCATGGCTCTCGGCACCAATTTGTGGAGCCTGAGCGAAAAGGATCTGGACATGTTCCGACTGGAACATTGCGGCTTTATTTTTCAGGGTTTTAACCTTTTCGGCCCGCTAAGCGCCTTGGACAACGTGATTTTGCCCCTCCAGTACATGGGCATCACGGGAGATGAAGCCAGGCACAGGGCGCAGCAGGCGCTGGAAGAAGTAGGCCTTGGCGGGCGCAGCCATCTGCGACCCCTTGAACTGTCTGGCGGTGAAAAACAGCGGGTTGCCATAGCCCGGGCTCTGGTAAAAAGACCGCAGATGATTTTTGCCGACGAACCAACCTCGGCCCTTGATAAAACCAACAGTGAAACCGTCATCACATTGCTTCAAGGCATCGCCGGGCAGCACAATGCTACCGTGCTGGGAGTCACCCATGACCCTCGTCTGCTTTCTCACGCCGACAGGGTTATTCATCTCGAAGACGGTATTCTGATGCAGGATACCCGTAATTCGCAAGAATTATCAGCGGAGTGCAAATGA
- a CDS encoding TetR/AcrR family transcriptional regulator, translating to MARPKNEKLEAQRREEILQAAARVFRAKGFHLARTEDICTEAGTSAGTLFRYFKSKKEIIEAIVEAEMKANDEDLLALAQRQAVEGLATLKAQELEEMLRPSGYGLATESWLELSRSPEGRKELASSSARLEAALAALLAQGQAEGWVRPDLNTKGAANLLLILYTGVQFDADLGMDLDYEASAQAISDLIKSFILA from the coding sequence ATGGCCCGTCCAAAGAATGAAAAGCTTGAAGCGCAACGGCGTGAAGAAATTTTGCAGGCTGCGGCCCGTGTGTTCCGGGCCAAAGGGTTTCACCTTGCCAGAACAGAAGACATCTGCACTGAAGCGGGCACGAGCGCTGGAACGCTGTTCCGTTATTTCAAGTCAAAAAAAGAAATCATCGAGGCCATTGTTGAAGCAGAAATGAAGGCCAACGATGAAGATCTGCTGGCCCTGGCTCAGCGTCAGGCCGTAGAGGGGCTGGCCACGCTGAAGGCCCAGGAACTGGAAGAAATGCTTCGCCCCAGCGGGTACGGGTTGGCAACAGAGAGCTGGCTTGAGCTTTCACGCAGTCCGGAAGGCAGAAAGGAGCTTGCCTCTTCGTCGGCCAGACTGGAAGCTGCCCTTGCCGCCTTGCTGGCACAAGGGCAGGCAGAGGGCTGGGTGCGCCCAGACCTCAACACCAAGGGGGCCGCCAACCTGTTGCTCATTTTGTACACCGGTGTGCAGTTTGACGCGGACCTTGGTATGGACCTTGATTACGAGGCCTCGGCCCAGGCCATCTCTGACCTGATCAAAAGTTTTATTCTGGCCTGA
- a CDS encoding ABC transporter permease, with protein MTEYSVYYGVCMVSIARSSLLYEWRRYLAAVLAVTFAGLLTVVQLALLLGLFGTVSVPLDQSTAELWIGFRNTASVDLGRAVSQSADARAWMHPGVAYVERFVSAYGDLRRADGVPVSVTINGIDTSDNASAFSRLLSSEQRALLREPDAVLIDVADVGKLGAEGSTLVEINGKRARIAGTVKGLRAIGGVNALASLATARRLAPETASQTTYYLVRLKPGFEAEQVQKEIADTGLVSRYSVWLADDFSAQSQAYWLFESGSGVGTGFASLLALLVGVAITSQTLSAAINASIKEFAALRALGVSRHSLRCVVIEQAAWIGFVGLLLTAALTLAIALLGESANIAMAFPVWLLAGNALIMMVIAICSGLLALKPLLNTEPVTLLR; from the coding sequence ATGACGGAGTACTCCGTTTATTATGGGGTGTGTATGGTTTCCATCGCGCGTTCGAGCCTTTTATACGAATGGCGGCGCTACCTGGCCGCAGTGCTGGCGGTTACGTTTGCCGGACTTTTAACTGTGGTGCAGCTAGCTCTGCTGCTCGGTTTGTTCGGTACGGTTTCTGTTCCTTTGGATCAGTCCACGGCAGAGCTGTGGATTGGCTTTCGCAACACTGCCAGTGTGGATCTTGGCCGGGCTGTGAGCCAGAGCGCCGATGCCAGAGCCTGGATGCATCCGGGTGTTGCCTATGTTGAGAGATTTGTCAGCGCTTACGGCGATCTGCGAAGGGCTGATGGCGTCCCTGTTTCCGTGACCATCAATGGCATTGATACCAGCGACAATGCCTCGGCCTTTTCGCGGTTACTCTCGTCAGAGCAGCGAGCTCTGCTGCGCGAACCAGATGCCGTTCTTATTGATGTGGCAGATGTAGGCAAACTTGGTGCGGAGGGCAGCACCCTGGTGGAAATTAACGGCAAGAGGGCGCGTATCGCTGGTACAGTCAAAGGCCTGCGCGCAATCGGCGGGGTAAACGCACTGGCCTCGCTTGCCACGGCAAGAAGGCTCGCACCTGAAACAGCCAGCCAGACAACGTATTATCTGGTGCGTCTTAAACCTGGCTTTGAAGCCGAGCAGGTGCAGAAGGAAATAGCTGATACTGGTCTTGTCTCACGCTACAGCGTGTGGTTGGCAGATGATTTTTCGGCTCAGTCACAGGCCTACTGGCTTTTTGAATCGGGCAGCGGCGTAGGGACGGGTTTTGCCTCATTGCTTGCCCTGCTTGTGGGTGTGGCAATTACCAGCCAGACGCTTTCAGCTGCCATCAACGCCTCCATCAAGGAATTTGCGGCCCTGCGGGCATTGGGGGTGTCCAGGCACAGCCTGCGATGTGTAGTTATCGAACAGGCTGCCTGGATTGGATTTGTCGGGCTGCTGCTCACGGCTGCGCTGACCCTTGCCATTGCCCTGCTGGGGGAGAGCGCCAATATCGCCATGGCTTTTCCTGTGTGGCTGCTGGCAGGTAACGCCCTTATCATGATGGTCATTGCCATCTGCTCCGGCTTACTTGCGCTCAAGCCCCTGCTCAATACCGAACCAGTCACACTATTGCGTTAA
- a CDS encoding diguanylate cyclase translates to MQKVLIVEDSRTTARFMAHNLKEQLGLAYDCAENLGEARQLLQADASQYFLALCDLNLPDAPNGEVVPEILANNIPVVVVSAHFDEGIYKRLMLQGVTDYIVKRTPDDMMYLMRVVRRLRANSGVEALIVDDSNLWCMQVSELLRRQRITAYTASNGLEALQLLKDHPAIRIVLADHYMPGMDGMALTAAIRKSHTMDELSIIVISVGTESGARFLRSGANDYVFKTASFEELLCRISMNLDIQDLIRNNRALAERDALTSLLVRRQFFALAQEAVTEARKDRRNLCAAMIDVDYFKQVNDRYGHLAGDIALRQLGAMLREEFPAPFICGRYGGEEFCLVAPGVEKQEFARKLENFRSSVSSKPVQIGALSIVISVSIGMAEQRASDLETLINAADGQLYTAKREGRDRFVWQP, encoded by the coding sequence ATGCAGAAAGTTCTTATCGTTGAAGATAGCCGGACAACCGCGCGATTCATGGCGCATAATCTCAAGGAACAGTTGGGGTTGGCGTACGACTGCGCTGAAAACCTCGGCGAGGCCAGACAGCTGCTGCAAGCGGACGCCTCGCAGTATTTTCTGGCCTTGTGCGACCTCAACCTGCCCGACGCCCCCAATGGCGAAGTAGTGCCGGAAATTCTGGCCAACAACATTCCTGTGGTTGTGGTGAGCGCCCATTTTGACGAGGGAATCTACAAACGCCTGATGTTGCAGGGTGTTACAGACTACATTGTCAAGCGCACCCCCGATGATATGATGTACCTCATGCGCGTGGTGCGCCGACTGCGCGCCAACAGCGGTGTGGAAGCCCTGATCGTGGACGACTCAAACCTGTGGTGCATGCAGGTTTCGGAGCTCCTGCGCCGGCAGCGCATTACGGCGTACACGGCAAGCAACGGGCTTGAGGCACTGCAGCTGCTCAAGGATCATCCCGCCATTCGTATTGTGCTGGCCGACCACTATATGCCCGGCATGGATGGCATGGCCCTGACCGCCGCCATCCGCAAAAGCCATACCATGGACGAGCTGTCCATCATTGTCATTTCCGTGGGTACGGAATCAGGTGCGCGTTTTCTGCGATCGGGAGCCAACGACTACGTTTTCAAGACAGCCTCGTTTGAAGAACTGCTGTGCCGTATTTCCATGAACCTTGACATTCAGGACCTGATCCGCAACAACCGCGCCCTGGCCGAACGCGATGCCCTCACCAGCCTGCTGGTGCGTCGTCAGTTTTTTGCCCTGGCGCAAGAGGCCGTGACCGAGGCGCGCAAGGATCGCCGCAACCTGTGTGCGGCCATGATCGACGTGGATTACTTCAAGCAGGTCAACGATCGATACGGCCACCTTGCGGGTGATATTGCCCTGCGCCAGCTTGGGGCCATGCTGCGTGAGGAGTTTCCCGCGCCGTTCATTTGCGGGCGTTACGGCGGCGAGGAGTTTTGCCTGGTCGCACCCGGAGTGGAAAAACAGGAATTTGCACGCAAGCTTGAAAATTTTCGCAGTTCTGTCAGTTCAAAGCCAGTACAGATCGGCGCTCTCAGCATTGTCATTTCCGTTTCCATCGGCATGGCAGAGCAGCGCGCAAGCGACCTTGAGACGCTCATCAATGCGGCGGACGGTCAGCTATACACGGCCAAGCGCGAAGGGCGCGACAGGTTTGTGTGGCAACCGTAG
- a CDS encoding 30S ribosomal protein S1 — protein sequence MAGFETGHDNEINFESALENYLNPDFGDLEEGSITKGEIVRVDDDNVLVDVNFKSEGQIPAAEFRDPAGNICVKVGDRVDVYVVRKNENDGTITLSFEKAKRMQVFDQLEDVQENNRVIKGHIVRRIKGGYTVDIGGVEAFLPGSHVDLRPVPDMDALVNQEFEFRVLKINRRRSNVIVSRRVLLEEERDSKRQDLLRTLEENQIVTGKAKNITEYGVFVDLGGLDGLLHITDMSWKRIRHPKEMITIGQELTLKVLSFDRDNNKVSLGLKQLVPDPWQDISARFPEGAKCSGKVTNLVDYGAFVELEPGVEGLVHISEMSWTRKLRHPSQMVHTGDEVDVVILGVDGDKKRISLGMKQVRPNPWELVAEKYPEGTILEGVIKNITEFGMFIGIEDGIDGLIHVSDISWTKKVRHPNELYKVGDTVQAKVLTVDQENEKFTLGVKQLVDDPWGHVPNTYPVGCTIKGIVTNITDFGLFVEVEEGIEGLVHVSELSSKKVKTPAEIYKEGQEIQAKVIHVSAEERRLGLSIKQIKDEEERRKPKEFHSGPQEAGQSLGDLLKQKFEESENS from the coding sequence ATGGCAGGTTTTGAAACCGGGCACGACAACGAAATCAATTTCGAAAGCGCCCTTGAAAACTACCTCAATCCCGATTTCGGCGATCTTGAGGAAGGCTCTATCACGAAGGGCGAAATCGTCCGCGTGGATGACGACAATGTGCTTGTAGACGTGAATTTCAAGTCCGAAGGGCAGATTCCCGCGGCCGAATTCCGCGACCCCGCCGGCAACATTTGCGTCAAGGTTGGCGATCGTGTTGACGTTTACGTTGTTCGCAAGAACGAAAACGACGGCACCATCACCCTTTCTTTCGAGAAAGCCAAGCGCATGCAGGTTTTCGACCAGCTCGAAGACGTGCAGGAAAACAACAGGGTCATCAAGGGCCACATTGTCCGCCGCATCAAGGGTGGCTACACCGTGGACATCGGCGGTGTGGAAGCATTTTTGCCCGGTTCGCATGTGGACCTGCGTCCCGTGCCGGATATGGACGCCCTGGTCAACCAGGAATTCGAATTCCGCGTGCTCAAGATCAACCGCCGCCGCAGCAACGTTATCGTTTCTCGCCGCGTGCTGCTTGAAGAAGAACGCGACTCGAAGCGTCAGGATCTGCTGCGCACCCTTGAAGAAAACCAGATCGTTACCGGTAAGGCCAAGAACATCACCGAATACGGCGTGTTTGTTGACCTCGGCGGCCTCGACGGCCTGCTGCACATCACCGACATGAGCTGGAAGCGCATTCGCCACCCCAAGGAAATGATCACCATCGGTCAGGAACTGACCCTGAAGGTGCTTTCCTTCGATCGCGACAACAACAAGGTTTCCCTGGGCCTCAAGCAGCTTGTGCCCGATCCGTGGCAGGACATCTCTGCCCGCTTCCCCGAAGGTGCCAAGTGCAGCGGCAAGGTCACCAACCTGGTTGACTACGGTGCATTTGTGGAACTGGAACCCGGCGTTGAAGGCCTGGTGCACATTTCCGAAATGTCCTGGACCCGCAAGCTGCGTCATCCTTCCCAGATGGTTCACACCGGCGACGAAGTGGACGTGGTCATTCTGGGCGTGGACGGCGACAAGAAGCGCATCAGCCTCGGCATGAAGCAGGTTCGCCCCAACCCCTGGGAACTGGTTGCTGAAAAGTACCCCGAAGGCACCATCCTTGAAGGCGTCATCAAGAACATCACCGAATTCGGCATGTTCATTGGCATCGAGGACGGCATCGACGGCCTTATCCATGTTTCCGACATTTCCTGGACCAAGAAAGTGCGTCATCCCAACGAACTGTACAAGGTGGGCGACACCGTGCAGGCCAAGGTGCTGACCGTGGATCAGGAAAACGAAAAGTTCACCCTCGGCGTCAAGCAGCTGGTGGACGATCCGTGGGGCCACGTGCCCAACACCTACCCCGTGGGCTGCACCATCAAGGGTATCGTGACCAACATCACCGACTTCGGCCTCTTTGTTGAAGTGGAAGAAGGTATTGAAGGTCTGGTGCACGTTTCCGAACTTTCCAGCAAGAAAGTGAAGACCCCCGCCGAGATCTACAAGGAAGGCCAGGAAATCCAGGCCAAAGTCATCCACGTCAGCGCTGAAGAGCGCCGTCTGGGCCTGTCCATCAAGCAGATCAAGGACGAAGAAGAACGCCGCAAGCCCAAGGAATTCCATTCCGGCCCGCAAGAAGCCGGTCAGAGCCTGGGCGACCTGCTCAAGCAGAAGTTTGAAGAAAGCGAAAACAGCTAG